In the Topomyia yanbarensis strain Yona2022 chromosome 3, ASM3024719v1, whole genome shotgun sequence genome, one interval contains:
- the LOC131689068 gene encoding uncharacterized protein LOC131689068 produces MKVDKAVCTDTYEDLSRTIRFETVFSTLIENKILAIKRECELKKRNKKSKVIRRILFGRKSCRKLGRNVSIEGSRSKNVSEGDDEEAEEEATKGGQDGAEAIGGLPVENSIISDGADEVIVEVGDLSSLVDTDGNVLAIESEVRKMDDYQSTFDPEAVRYGISGMVDGVTSVNLDPDDAETGRVVGQVSLADESIAQKSEATAQSIEDDRKSFISNDVRYRERASTLEPVSVSIEIEPHSDPLSTQYDLEDSATNVSVELDVSEISEMKRSIASEPVPIIKNVSRYGGETSVQPSLPGTTSHRLRVLEAKSISAQNSPILQRQKSTEARHLTFSTATYQTTSMKSKKDIEDTSFVIDLSRETGADNGDTSGATSNLNSIVIQPDKQPAPDGKRSSHKKSVLVVGDSSSSSASRKNKLNPASTSSDHHYHSKRFSDVVVYDQSPPPTPGLIESFNQLTTPNLPVITMRQSASPVSDMIKLHRMSAAGSGSRSGNFPAQAQLHQEFSNQTKPQLTTTIISELSGSGSAPGRKQRHGFLRQSSCDVELHYRPSSGASSLLQHQQQPPKQQERHKSRRYSRDSFSTNRATTLTAGGWGDYGDDPVVMAELNESDEEKLNKRKYKYLKRCSDPVIVFPSTSTGGGGGGGGSMMAGPSGMSGGFGSSGLQHCILSRPPNQPIQFPYDEDFMYDVSLQLESDRHGELDSIVPEHKRRHKHRHHHHHNCKKKRHKKRRILVHDLDDQSVKVIDPDELPKRARWTIIATAFLLLIMCLFLVGLTLRMAPIIDDMVRQENERLMRESLDRARMIKNYTEYNRLMSGGGGDEIP; encoded by the exons ATGAAGGTTGACAAGGCGGTATGCACCGACACGTACGAAGATTTGAGCAGAACGATACGGTTTGAGACCGTCTTCTCGACGCTAATAGAGAACAAAATATTGGCAATTAAACGTGAGTGCGAGCTAAAGAAGCGAAACAAAAAGTCCAAAGTCATTCGGCGGATTTTGTTCGGAAGGAAATCTTGCCGGAAACTAGGTAGAAATGTTTCTATCGAAGGGAGCAGGTCTAAAAACGTTTCCGAGGGAGATGATGAGGAAGCTGAAGAGGAAGCGACGAAAGGGGGTCAGGATGGAGCTGAAGCCATCGGAGGTTTGCCGGTGGAAAATTCAATCATTAGTGATGGTGCTGATGAGGTTATCGTCGAGGTTGGCGATTTGTCCTCGTTGGTTGACACCGATGGGAATGTGTTGGCCATCGAATCCGAGGTTAGAAAAATGGACGATTATCAATCGACATTTGATCCGGAAGCAGTTCGTTATGGGATTTCCGGCATGGTCGATGGTGTGACGTCGGTAAATTTAGACCCGGATGATGCGGAAACTGGTCGGGTGGTAGGCCAGGTTTCCCTCGCTGATGAATCTATCGCACAGAAAAGCGAAGCGACAGCACAATCAATAGAAGACGATAGGAAATCGTTCATTTCGAATGATGTTCGGTATAGGGAACGAGCTAGTACATTAGAACCAGTTAGTGTATCCATAGAAATAGAACCACATTCCGATCCGCTTAGTACCCAGTATGACCTCGAAGATAGTGCAACTAACGTGTCCGTCGAGTTGGATGTTAGTGAAATTTCCGAAATGAAACGGAGCATAGCCTCCGAACCGGTTCCCATAATTAAGAATGTTAGCAGATACGGTGGTGAGACATCGGTGCAGCCATCACTACCCGGTACAACCTCACATCGGTTGCGCGTTCTCGAGGCCAAATCTATCAGTGCCCAAAATAGCCCAATTCTTCAGCGTCAGAAGTCGACCGAAGCTCGCCATCTGACGTTTAGTACTGCAACCTATCAGACGACCTCGATGAAATCGAAGAAAGACATCGAAGACACCTCATTCGTGATCGATCTCAGTCGTGAAACGGGCGCCGACAACGGGGACACTAGCGGTGCCACTAGCAATCTTAACTCTATTGTGATACAGCCGGATAAGCAACCAGCACCGGATGGCAAGCGTAGTAGCCACAAAAAGTCAGTATTAGTAGTAGGCGATAGCAGTAGTAGTAGCGCTAGTAGGAAGAACAAATTGAACCCGGCTTCCACAAGTTCCGATCATCACTATCACTCGAAACGATTCAGTGATGTAGTGGTCTATGACCAATCGCCACCACCAACGCCGGGACTGATCGAAAGCTTTAATCAGCTCACGACTCCCAATCTACCTGTGATAACGATGCGTCAGTCCGCGTCGCCGGTTAGTGATATGATCAAGCTGCATCGCATGTCCGCTGCTGGCAGTGGCAGCCGATCCGGCAACTTTCCCGCACAAGCTCAACTGCATCAGGAATTCAGCAATCAAACGAAACCGCAACTGACAACGACAATCATTAGTGAGCTGAGCGGAAGCGGAAGTGCACCCGGTCGGAAGCAGCGGCACGGTTTCCTCAGACAATCCAGCTGTGACGTAGAGCTGCACTACAGGCCCAGCAGTGGTGCGTCGAGCTTGTTGCAGCATCAGCAGCAACCACCGAAACAGCAGGAACGACACAAAAGTAGACGTTACAGTAGGGACAGTTTTAGCACTAATCGAGCAACGACACTTACTGCGGGCGGTTGGGGTGACTACGGAGACGATCCAGTTGTGATGGCTGAGTTGAACGAGAGCGACGAGGAGAAGCTCAACAAGAGGAAATACA AATACTTGAAGCGCTGTTCGGACCCGGTAATTGTGTTTCCTTCCACTAGCACCGGCGGGGGCGGAGGCGGAGGCGGATCGATGATGGCCGGACCGAGCGGGATGAGTGGAGGTTTCGGAAGCAGCGGTCTTCAGCACTGTATCCTCAGTCGGCCACCGAATCAACCGAT CCAATTCCCATACGATGAAGACTTTATGTACGACGTCTCGCTACAGCTTGAATCCGACCGACACGGCGAGCTGGATTCAATAGTGCCTGAACATAAAAGAAGACATAAACATAG ACATCACCACCATCACAACTGCAAGAAGAAAAGACACAAGAAACGGAGAATCCTAGTTCATGATTTAGATGATCAAAGTGTTAAG GTTATAGATCCCGATGAACTTCCAAAGCGCGCCCGCTGGACGATAATCGCAACTGCTTTTCTACTGCTGATAATGTGCCTATTCCTAGTCGGATTGACCCTGCGGATGGCTCCCATCATCGACGACATGG